The genomic window AAAAGGCGATGATGGACAATATAATTTAGATCAAATTACCTCTCAGGTAAAAGAGGTACTTCAGATCATTAAAGAAATACGTTAACCTGATTTATGACTTATTGGACAAATAACAAGGTTAAAAATATAGTTAATTTATTTTATAAACGTCTTCTGCATTGTGGAGGGCGTTTTTTTAATACCCAAACCTCACCAAACAATGCCACAAATACTTCAACATCTGTAAGTTCTTATGAGTTTTATTCATCTGCTTCCCAGCTTCACCCAAAACAAACGCATTAACTTTCCCATCCCTCCCAATTTTCTTAGCAAAAGCAGGAACTTCTGGACCTCTAAAATCCGAAGGAAAATCCTCCACACGAAGTTCGGGGCCTTTGTGCCAAATTAAATCGATATCAAATTTTTTGGATAGTGTTTCTAAGTGGTTACCTATTGATGTTCCAAAAAATGAATCGTCAGCAATAAGAGCATCAACATCTTCTTTTAAATTTAGATCACCATGTATTTGTGCCTCTATGTAAAAGTCTAGATTCTTAGAAGGCGGATTGAAATGGAATGCTTGCGGTAATTGTTTGTTCGTTTGTGAAAAAAAGTCTCTCACCTTATTGTGGGATACTCCTAAAGCAGTGCCTCGAATGGATAGGTCTTTTAATAAAGCGGTATTGATGAATTCAAACTCATGGATAGTGCCTAACTCTTTTGGCGATTCATAAGTGTCTCCATAAGAAAAAGTAGCTCTATTTTTAATTTCAGGTTTCAGTAGAAAATAACAAGAACCAAATCTTGGAGAGGGGCCGTCTTTTGCCAAGTTGAAATGCAATGCTCCATATTTTGGCCGTTCTGTAAAAGGTGTATTTTGATAAGATCCCTTAAAGATATGATCCTCCCATTCCTCTCTTGCACCACCCTTAAATGCAGTCACACTACCTGAAGAAACTTGAGTTTCGTATTGATTCTTATATTTCCCTGAAGCAATCATTCCTTCAATGATGAGTGCTTGGTCAGAAGTGTATCTGTCAGGATGAAAATGTATACCAATACGGGAAAATCTCTTGAGTTTATCACAATATTCGTCATATACTTTTTGATCGATACCCGATTGATATAATATCATATCTCTTATCTCAAGGTATTTATCTTGATGTATTTTGGTGTATTCTGACACCGCATTGATGGCCGATTTTTGTAATTTTGTTAAACTCATTTTTAGGTTAGTCAAACTGAAAATGCCTTTGTGTTATCTTTCAAAAATAGCACTTTATTATCTACTTTATTCATTAGGTTTTATATCAAATAGAAAAATAGATAGGTTAAAAAACTCATACAATAATTTTATATATTCACAGATACATCTCCACCAATGATTTTTTATTACTTGAAGTTGATTATTACGTCTTAGTTATTCAACATGAAACTTTTTATACTAATACTATTATTTTTCTTACAGCTTCCTTCCGACTTAGAAGTTCCCACA from Flammeovirga yaeyamensis includes these protein-coding regions:
- a CDS encoding DUF3626 domain-containing protein; the encoded protein is MSLTKLQKSAINAVSEYTKIHQDKYLEIRDMILYQSGIDQKVYDEYCDKLKRFSRIGIHFHPDRYTSDQALIIEGMIASGKYKNQYETQVSSGSVTAFKGGAREEWEDHIFKGSYQNTPFTERPKYGALHFNLAKDGPSPRFGSCYFLLKPEIKNRATFSYGDTYESPKELGTIHEFEFINTALLKDLSIRGTALGVSHNKVRDFFSQTNKQLPQAFHFNPPSKNLDFYIEAQIHGDLNLKEDVDALIADDSFFGTSIGNHLETLSKKFDIDLIWHKGPELRVEDFPSDFRGPEVPAFAKKIGRDGKVNAFVLGEAGKQMNKTHKNLQMLKYLWHCLVRFGY